Proteins encoded by one window of Xiphophorus couchianus chromosome 13, X_couchianus-1.0, whole genome shotgun sequence:
- the LOC114156630 gene encoding 40S ribosomal protein S19 encodes MPSVTVKDVNQQEFVKALSAFLKKSGKLKVPEWVDTVKLARHKELAPCDDNWFYTRAASTARHLYLRGGVGVGAMIKIYGGRQRNGVCPAHFSVGSRNVARKVLQALEGLKMVEKDPSGGRRLSPQGQRDLDRIAGQVASANKKQRSLQSAA; translated from the exons ATGCCCAGCGTGACGGTGAAAGATGTCAACCAGCAGGAGTTTGTTAAGGCATTGTCGGCTTTCcttaaaaa atctgggAAACTAAAGGTCCCAGAGTGGGTCGACACTGTGAAGCTGGCCAGACACAAGGAGCTAGCTCCCTGCGATGACAACTGGTTTTACACCAGAGCAG CGTCCACAGCTCGCCACCTCTATCTGCGAGGAGGTGTGGGAGTGGGCGCCATGATCAAGATCTATGGAGGCCGCCAGCGGAACGGCGTATGCCCCGCCCACTTCAGCGTGGGCTCCAGGAACGTAGCAAGGAAGGTTCTTCAAGCCCTGGAGGGCCTCAAGATGGTGGAGAAAGACCCCAGTGG CGGTCGTCGACTTAGTCCTCAAGGTCAGAGGGATTTAGACAGAATCGCTGGACAG GTCGCCTCTGCAAACAAGAAACAGCGAAGTTTACAAAGCGCCGCCTGA